CCCAGCAGATGTACGAGGGGGCCTCGCCGCCCGCGCCGGCGCTGCGGGAGGAGCCGCCCCAGATGCGCTTGTAGGAGTTGACCCACTGGTTGGTGACCGCTGCCGTCTCGGCGGCGTGGCGCAGCAGGCCCGCGATGAAGGAGCGGCCGACCTTGGAGAGCTGGTACTCGGCGCCCGACTCGTAGAAGGCGTTGCGGTCACCCTCGAAGAGGGAGAGGTGGGTGTGCATGCCCGAGCCGGGGTATTCCGAGAACGGCTTCGGCATGAAGGTGGCCTGGACGCCCTGCTCGAGGGCCACCTGCTTCATGACCAGGCGGAAGGTCATGATGTTGTCGGCCGTGGAGAGGGCGTCGGCGTAGCGGAGGTCGATCTCCTGCTGGCCGGGGGCGCCCTCGTGGTGGCTGAACTCGACCGAGATGCCCATCGATTCGAGCATGGTGATCGCCTGGCGGCGGAAGTCCATTCCCACGTTCTGCGGGGTGTGGTCGAAGTAGCCGGAGTTGTCGGCCGGGACCGGGCGGGTGCCGTCCAGCGGCTTGTCCTTCAGCAGGAAGAACTCGATCTCCGGGTGGGTGTAGAAGGTGAAGCCCAGGTCGGAGGTCTTCGCCAGGATGCGCTTGAGGACGTAGCGCGGGTCCGCGAAGGACGGGGAGCCGTCCGGCATGAGGATGTCGCAGAACATCCGGGCGGTCCCGGGGGCCTCGGCGCGCCACGGCAGTATCTGGAACGTGCTCGGGTCCGGCTTGGCGATCATGTCGGACTCGTAGACCCGTGCGAAGCCCTCGATCGCGGAGCCGTCGAAGCCGATCCCCTCGTCGAAGGCCTGCTCCAGCTCCGCGGGGGCGACCGCGACGGACTTGAGGAAGCCCAGTACGTCGGTGAACCACAGGCGCACGAAGCGGATGTCGCGCTCCTCAAGCGTCCGGAGGACGAATTCCTGCTGCTTGTCCATACCTTCATCCTCGCAGTTCAGACGACCTGTGCACCACCGCCTCACGGGTCGGGGCACAGTCGGGCCGGCCCAGTATCGCCAGTGGTGGTTTCCGCCACATTACGCACCCGGGAAAGCTCACGGCACCCCCGCACTGACCTCGGAGCGGTCATGAGCATTACCATCTGCGCCCATGGGGGGCCTGCAGTACGTACAGCCGGGGCGTCGGGGACGTCCCGGGCTTCGGCGCGCCCTCCTCCTGACGGTCTTCGGCGCGCTGGTCGGGGTGCTGACCGGCGCGCTGTTCCTGTGCGCGTCCCGGTCGGGCGAGCCCTCCGTCTCCGCGCCCGCGCCGGCAGGCGTGCAGGCCGAGCCGGGGGCCCACGGCACGACGCACGCCGTCTGCGCGTCCCCGTACGACCTGCCCGGCTGCTCCTCCCTCGCGCACGTGCCCCCGGGCGTCCTGCCCGTACCGCCGCCCGCCGTAACCGTACCGGGCGGCGAGCCGCCGCCCGCCGCCGAGGCCTCCGGGGCGGGCCGGACCCGGCC
Above is a genomic segment from Streptomyces sp. NBC_01233 containing:
- a CDS encoding glutamine synthetase family protein; the protein is MDKQQEFVLRTLEERDIRFVRLWFTDVLGFLKSVAVAPAELEQAFDEGIGFDGSAIEGFARVYESDMIAKPDPSTFQILPWRAEAPGTARMFCDILMPDGSPSFADPRYVLKRILAKTSDLGFTFYTHPEIEFFLLKDKPLDGTRPVPADNSGYFDHTPQNVGMDFRRQAITMLESMGISVEFSHHEGAPGQQEIDLRYADALSTADNIMTFRLVMKQVALEQGVQATFMPKPFSEYPGSGMHTHLSLFEGDRNAFYESGAEYQLSKVGRSFIAGLLRHAAETAAVTNQWVNSYKRIWGGSSRSAGAGGEAPSYICWGHNNRSALIRVPMYKPGKTGSSRVEVRSIDSGANPYLTYAVLLAAGLKGIEEGYELPAGADDDVWALSDAERRAMGIEPLPQNLGEAISLMERSELVAETLGEHVFDFFLRNKKQEWEEYRSEVTAFELRKNLPVL